In Mixophyes fleayi isolate aMixFle1 chromosome 4, aMixFle1.hap1, whole genome shotgun sequence, the following proteins share a genomic window:
- the LOC142151054 gene encoding uncharacterized protein LOC142151054 gives MVENVKYSQEWENLEGIQGLYKDVMMENHRTLTSLDGSSNRNTPERCRHPHYLQNCTEENHSIQQEYQGDDLADIKVEVTKGEEETYVKGEQPCKEEEIPTDISTDGHKSRNTSEGHLFFSPEFKIEDDNIIQDSPVENCNNQNIHLVLHNADISSDPSNHEDCSTDNSEIATNSTAHGGDKIFSCSECRKCFKDKSYLITHQRSHTGEKPFSCSECGKRFARKSNLVTHQRNHTGERLLSCSECGKLFARKSFLDTHKMTHTGEKPFSCSECGKCFLAKCNFVVHQRIHTGEKPFSCSECGKSFTHKTRLNRHLRTHTGEKLFSCSECGKQFARKSCLYTHKMTHTGEKPFSCFECGKRFAQKSQLVTHQRNHTGEKPFSCSECGKRFAQNSHLVTHQRNHTGEKPFSCSECGKQFARKSCLLTHKVTHTGEQPYLCSECGKSFTYKPNLLTHQRGHTGEKPFPCFECGKSFADRSYLLIHQRGHTGEKPFSCSECGKSFTQKPNLLRHQRGHTGEKPFSCPECGKLFARKSNLLTHQRGHTGEKPFSCSECGKSFSHKSRLRRHLSTHTGEKPKFYKSDLV, from the exons GAGTGGGAGAATTTAGAAGGAATCcagggtctgtacaaggacgtgatgatggagaatcacaggacgctcacatcactgg atggctccagtaacagaaataccccagagagatgtcgtCATCCTCATTATTTACAAAATTGTACtgaggaaaatcacagtatccaGCAGGAatatcag GGTGATGACCTGGCTGATATTAAGGTAGAAGTTAcaaagggagaagaagagacgtatgtgaaaGGTGAACAACCGTGTAAAGAGGAGGAAATCCccacagatatcagcacag ATGGACACAAGAGCAGGAATACTTCGGAGGgacatctttttttttctccagaatTTAAAATAGAAGATGACAATATCATACAAGATTCTCCAGTAGAAAACTGCAATAACCAAAATATACATCTAGTACTTCACAATGCAGAtatatcatctgatccctctaatcatGAGGACTGCTCTACAGATAACTCAGAAATTGCTACAAATAGTACAGCTCATGGAGGTgataaaatattttcatgttctgagtgtaggAAATGTTTTAAAGATAAATCATATCTTattacacatcagagaagtcacacaggtgagaaaccattttcatgttctgagtgtgggaaacggTTTGCAcgaaaatcaaatcttgttacacatcagagaaaTCACACAGGTGAGCGACTATtgtcatgttctgagtgtgggaaactgTTTGCACGAAAATCGTTTCTAGATACACATAAAAtgactcacacaggtgagaaaccattttcatgttctgagtgtgggaaatgcttttTAGCTAAGTGTAAttttgttgtacatcagagaattcacacaggtgagaagccattttcatgttctgagtgtgggaaaagttttacacATAAAACACGTCTTAATAGACATTTGAgaactcatacaggtgagaaactaTTTTCATGTTCCGAGTGTGGGAAACAATTTGCACGAAAATCATGTCTTTATACACATAAGAtgactcacacaggtgagaaaccattttcatgttttgAGTGTGGGAAACGGTTTGCACAAAAATCACaacttgttacacatcagagaaatcacacaggtgagaaaccattttcatgttctgagtgtgggaaacggTTTGCACAAAATTCacatcttgttacacatcagagaaatcacacaggtgagaaaccattttcatgttctgagtgtgggaaacagTTTGCACGAAAATCATGTCTTCTTACACATAAGGTGACTCACACAGGTGAGCAACCATAtctatgttctgagtgtgggaaaagttttacatATAAACCAAATCTTCTTACACATCAGAGaggtcacacaggtgagaaaccatttccatgttttgagtgtgggaaaagttttgCAGACAGATCATATCTTCTTATACATCAGAGaggtcacacaggtgagaaaccattttcatgttctgagtgtgggaaaagttttacacAGAAACCAAATCTTCTTAGACATCAGAGaggtcacacaggtgagaaaccattttcatgtcctGAGTGTGGGAAACTGTTTGCACGAAAATCAAATCTCCTTACACATCAGAGaggtcacacaggtgagaaaccattttcatgttctgaatgtggaaaaagtTTTTCACATAAATCACGTCTTCGTAGACATCTGAgtactcacacaggtgagaaaccaaaGTTTTACAAATCAGATCTTGTATGA